A part of Streptomyces sp. NBC_01210 genomic DNA contains:
- the carA gene encoding glutamine-hydrolyzing carbamoyl-phosphate synthase small subunit — MTTSNPGHASKRPGVSPAVLVLEDGRTFRGRAYGAVGETFGEAVFNTGMTGYQETLTDPSYHRQVVVMTAPHVGNTGVNDEDDESQRIWVAGYVVRDPARVPSNWRSQRSLDDQLVAQGVVGISGIDTRALTRHLRERGAMRVGIFSGDSLADEATLLARVQEAPQMKGANLSAEVATERTYVVPAIGTKKFTVAAIDLGIKGMTPHRMAERGIEVHVLPATATVEDVYAVNPDGVFLSNGPGDPATADLTVVKGVLERKTPLFGICFGNQLLGRSLGFGTYKLKYGHRGINQPVQDRSTGKVEVTAHNHGFAVDAPLDKISDTPYGRAEVSHVCLNDNVVEGLQLLDQPAFSVQYHPEAAAGPHDAAYLFDRFVSLMEGQRA, encoded by the coding sequence ATGACGACCTCCAATCCGGGGCACGCCTCGAAGAGGCCAGGGGTGTCTCCCGCCGTACTCGTCCTGGAGGACGGCCGCACGTTCCGCGGCCGCGCCTACGGGGCCGTGGGGGAGACCTTCGGCGAGGCGGTGTTCAACACCGGCATGACCGGCTACCAGGAGACCCTCACCGACCCGTCGTACCACCGCCAGGTCGTCGTGATGACCGCTCCGCACGTCGGCAACACCGGCGTCAACGACGAGGACGACGAGTCGCAGCGGATCTGGGTCGCGGGCTATGTCGTACGCGACCCCGCGCGCGTGCCCTCCAACTGGCGCTCCCAGCGCTCCCTGGACGACCAGCTCGTCGCCCAGGGCGTGGTCGGTATCAGCGGCATCGACACCCGCGCGCTCACCCGCCATCTGCGCGAGCGCGGCGCAATGCGCGTCGGCATCTTCTCGGGTGACTCTCTCGCCGACGAGGCCACACTGCTGGCCCGGGTGCAGGAAGCCCCCCAGATGAAGGGCGCGAACCTTTCCGCCGAGGTCGCGACGGAGCGGACGTACGTCGTCCCGGCGATCGGCACCAAGAAGTTCACCGTCGCCGCCATAGACCTCGGCATCAAGGGCATGACCCCGCACCGCATGGCCGAGCGCGGCATCGAGGTGCACGTCCTGCCCGCCACCGCCACGGTCGAGGACGTGTACGCGGTCAACCCCGACGGCGTGTTCCTCTCCAACGGCCCCGGCGACCCCGCCACCGCCGATCTGACCGTCGTCAAGGGCGTCCTCGAGCGCAAGACGCCGCTCTTCGGTATCTGCTTCGGCAACCAGCTGCTCGGCCGCTCGCTCGGCTTCGGCACGTACAAGCTGAAGTACGGCCACCGGGGCATCAACCAGCCCGTCCAGGACCGCTCCACGGGCAAGGTCGAGGTCACCGCGCACAACCACGGATTCGCCGTCGACGCGCCCCTCGACAAGATCTCCGACACCCCCTACGGCCGCGCCGAGGTCTCCCACGTCTGCCTCAACGACAACGTGGTCGAAGGCCTGCAACTGCTCGACCAGCCGGCCTTCAGCGTCCAGTACCACCCCGAGGCGGCCGCGGGCCCGCACGACGCCGCGTACCTCTTCGACCGCTTCGTATCCCTGATGGAGGGCCAGCGTGCCTAA
- a CDS encoding PH-like domain-containing protein, producing MTTLIDIAAEQKSAEVTDWAARIGWVVGLLLFIAFVYWLMRQGWKWRGSLQSDLPELLAAPDAPGEAKLELTGRYHGSTTAGQWLDRIVAHGLGSRSRVELTLTDAGLEVVRPGATDFFIPAAQLREARLDKGIAGKVLAEGGLLVVTWAHGDKLIDSGFRADHAAEHAAWVESINSMINTTEGTAR from the coding sequence GTGACAACTCTGATCGACATCGCCGCCGAGCAGAAGTCGGCGGAGGTCACCGACTGGGCGGCCCGCATCGGCTGGGTCGTCGGACTGCTGCTCTTCATCGCCTTCGTCTACTGGCTGATGCGCCAGGGATGGAAATGGCGCGGCAGCCTCCAGTCCGACCTCCCCGAGCTGCTCGCCGCGCCCGACGCGCCCGGCGAGGCGAAGCTTGAGCTGACCGGCCGCTACCACGGCTCCACGACCGCCGGACAGTGGCTCGACCGGATCGTGGCCCACGGCCTGGGCAGCCGCAGCCGCGTGGAGCTCACGCTCACCGACGCGGGCCTGGAGGTCGTACGCCCCGGTGCGACCGACTTCTTCATCCCGGCAGCGCAGCTGCGCGAGGCCAGGCTCGACAAGGGCATCGCCGGCAAGGTCCTCGCCGAGGGCGGACTCCTCGTCGTCACCTGGGCGCACGGCGACAAGCTGATCGACTCCGGGTTCCGCGCCGACCACGCGGCCGAGCACGCCGCCTGGGTCGAATCCATCAACAGCATGATCAACACGACGGAAGGCACCGCACGATGA
- the pyrR gene encoding bifunctional pyr operon transcriptional regulator/uracil phosphoribosyltransferase PyrR — protein sequence MDSHDSSDVARPVLEAPDIARVLTRIAHEIVERAKGADDVVLLGIPTRGVFLARRLADKLEEITGRKIPVGSLDITMYRDDLRMRPARTLARTEIPGDGVDGRLVVLVDDVLFSGRTIRAALDALGDIGRPRAVQLAVLVDRGHRELPIRADYVGKNLPTSLRETVKVQLAEEDGRDTVLLGVRETAPAGEQ from the coding sequence ATGGACTCGCACGACAGTTCCGATGTGGCGCGCCCCGTTCTCGAGGCTCCCGACATCGCGCGGGTACTGACCCGCATCGCCCACGAGATCGTCGAACGCGCGAAAGGCGCCGACGACGTGGTGCTTCTCGGCATTCCGACCCGCGGTGTGTTCCTTGCCCGCCGGCTGGCCGACAAGCTCGAAGAGATCACCGGCCGAAAGATTCCGGTCGGCTCCCTCGACATCACCATGTACCGCGACGACCTGCGTATGCGGCCCGCCCGCACGCTGGCGCGCACCGAGATCCCCGGTGACGGCGTCGACGGCCGGCTGGTCGTCCTCGTCGACGACGTGCTCTTCTCCGGCCGCACCATCCGCGCCGCGCTCGACGCACTGGGCGACATCGGCCGACCGCGCGCCGTACAGCTCGCGGTCCTGGTCGACCGCGGCCACCGCGAACTCCCCATCCGCGCCGACTATGTCGGCAAGAACCTCCCCACGTCGCTGCGGGAGACGGTCAAGGTTCAGCTCGCCGAGGAGGACGGTCGCGACACCGTGCTGCTCGGTGTGCGCGAGACCGCCCCGGCCGGCGAGCAGTAG
- a CDS encoding quinone-dependent dihydroorotate dehydrogenase, translating into MYKFFFNLVFQRMDPEEAHYLAFRWIRLAVRIPVLRTFVAAALAPRYKELRTEALGLRMHGPFGLAAGFDKNAVAIDGMSMLGFDHIEIGTVTAQPQPGNPRKRLFRLVPDRALINRMGFNNEGSAAVAERLGARKAVFATTVGVNIGKTKVVPEVEAVGDYVTSTERLARHADYLVVNVSSPNTPGLRNLQATESLRPLLTAVREAADRSVQDRRVPLLVKIAPDLADEDVDAVADLALELGLDGIIATNTTIARDGLGLKSDPDLVKETGGLSGAPVKDRSLEVLRRLYARVGDRITLVGVGGIENAEDAWQRILAGATLVQGYSAFIYEGPFYARAIHKGLAARLAAGPYDTLADAVGAETRKATA; encoded by the coding sequence ATGTACAAGTTCTTCTTCAACCTGGTCTTCCAGCGGATGGACCCGGAGGAGGCCCACTATCTGGCCTTCCGCTGGATCCGCCTCGCCGTCCGCATCCCCGTACTGCGTACGTTCGTCGCCGCGGCTCTCGCGCCCCGGTACAAGGAGCTGCGCACCGAGGCGCTCGGCCTGCGGATGCACGGTCCCTTCGGCCTCGCCGCAGGCTTCGACAAGAACGCCGTCGCCATCGACGGAATGTCGATGCTCGGCTTCGACCACATCGAGATCGGCACGGTCACCGCGCAGCCGCAGCCCGGCAACCCCAGGAAGCGGCTCTTCCGGCTCGTACCGGACCGTGCGCTGATCAACCGCATGGGCTTCAACAACGAGGGCTCGGCGGCCGTGGCGGAGCGCCTGGGCGCCCGCAAGGCGGTCTTCGCGACCACGGTCGGCGTTAACATCGGCAAGACCAAGGTCGTGCCGGAGGTGGAGGCCGTGGGCGACTACGTCACCTCCACCGAGCGACTCGCGCGCCACGCCGACTACCTGGTCGTCAACGTCTCGTCGCCGAACACGCCCGGTCTGCGCAACCTCCAGGCGACCGAGTCGCTGCGCCCGCTGCTCACCGCCGTACGCGAGGCCGCCGACCGGAGTGTGCAGGACCGCCGCGTCCCGCTCCTCGTCAAGATCGCGCCGGACCTCGCGGACGAGGACGTCGACGCGGTCGCGGACCTCGCCCTCGAGCTGGGCCTCGACGGAATCATCGCCACCAACACGACGATCGCGCGGGACGGCCTGGGCCTGAAGTCCGACCCGGACCTGGTCAAGGAGACGGGCGGCCTGTCCGGCGCGCCCGTGAAGGACCGCTCGCTTGAGGTCCTGCGGCGGCTGTACGCGCGCGTGGGCGACCGGATCACGCTCGTGGGCGTCGGGGGCATCGAGAACGCCGAGGACGCCTGGCAGCGGATCCTGGCGGGCGCCACGCTGGTCCAGGGCTACAGCGCGTTCATCTACGAGGGCCCCTTCTACGCCCGCGCCATCCACAAGGGCCTGGCGGCGCGGCTCGCGGCCGGCCCGTACGACACGCTCGCCGATGCTGTCGGCGCCGAGACCCGAAAGGCCACCGCATGA
- a CDS encoding aspartate carbamoyltransferase catalytic subunit produces MKRHLISAADLTRDDAVLILDTAEEMARVADRPIKKLPTLRGRTVVNLFFEDSTRTRISFEAAAKRLSADVINFSAKGSSVSKGESLKDTALTLEAMGADAVVIRHGASGAPYRLATSGWIDGAVVNAGDGTHEHPTQALLDAFTMRRRLVGPDAGIGRDLAGRRITIVGDVLHSRVARSNVLLLNTLGAQVTLVAPPTLVPIGVENWPCEVSYDLDEVLPKSDAVMMLRVQRERMNAAFFPTEREYSRRYGLDGDRMARMPEHAIVMHPGPMNRGMEITAQVADSDRCTAVEQVANGVSTRMAVLYLLLGGNEPAVSPTHARTEESK; encoded by the coding sequence ATGAAGCGTCACCTCATCTCGGCCGCCGACCTCACCCGCGACGACGCCGTTCTCATCCTCGACACCGCCGAGGAGATGGCCCGGGTCGCGGACCGGCCGATCAAGAAGCTGCCGACCCTGCGCGGCCGTACCGTCGTCAACCTCTTCTTCGAGGACTCGACCCGGACCCGGATCTCCTTCGAGGCGGCCGCCAAGCGGCTCTCCGCCGACGTGATCAACTTCTCCGCCAAGGGATCCTCGGTCTCCAAGGGCGAGTCCCTCAAGGACACCGCGCTGACCCTGGAGGCGATGGGCGCGGACGCCGTCGTCATCCGGCACGGCGCCTCCGGAGCCCCCTACCGGCTCGCCACCTCCGGCTGGATCGACGGCGCGGTCGTCAACGCCGGCGACGGCACCCACGAACACCCCACCCAGGCGCTGCTCGACGCCTTCACCATGCGCCGCCGCCTGGTCGGCCCGGATGCCGGGATAGGGCGTGACCTCGCAGGACGCCGCATCACGATCGTCGGCGACGTGCTGCACAGCCGGGTGGCCCGCTCCAACGTCCTGCTGCTGAACACCCTCGGCGCCCAGGTCACCCTCGTCGCCCCGCCCACCCTGGTGCCGATCGGTGTCGAGAACTGGCCGTGCGAGGTCTCGTACGACCTGGACGAGGTGCTGCCGAAGTCCGATGCCGTGATGATGCTGCGTGTGCAGCGCGAGCGCATGAACGCCGCCTTCTTCCCGACCGAGCGCGAATACTCACGCCGCTACGGCCTGGACGGCGACCGCATGGCCCGGATGCCCGAGCACGCCATCGTGATGCACCCCGGACCGATGAACCGCGGCATGGAGATCACGGCGCAGGTCGCCGACTCCGACCGCTGCACGGCGGTCGAGCAGGTCGCCAACGGCGTCTCGACCCGCATGGCCGTCCTGTATCTGCTTCTGGGCGGCAATGAGCCCGCCGTCAGCCCCACCCACGCGCGCACCGAGGAGAGCAAGTAA
- the nusB gene encoding transcription antitermination factor NusB, which yields MAARNKARKRAFQILFEADQRGTSVQTVLADWVRHARTDDRQPPVGEYTMELVEGYAEYADRIDDLIATYSVGWTLDRMPVVDRNIIRLGAYELVWVDETPDAVVIDEAVQLAKEFSTDESPSFVNGLLGRFKDLKPSLRRD from the coding sequence GTGGCTGCCCGGAACAAGGCCCGTAAGCGCGCCTTCCAGATCCTCTTCGAGGCCGACCAGCGCGGTACCTCCGTGCAGACGGTCCTCGCGGACTGGGTGCGGCACGCGCGGACCGACGACCGGCAGCCGCCGGTCGGCGAATACACGATGGAGCTGGTCGAGGGGTACGCGGAGTACGCGGACCGGATCGACGACCTCATCGCCACCTACTCGGTCGGCTGGACGCTCGACCGGATGCCGGTCGTCGACCGGAACATCATCCGGCTCGGTGCGTACGAGCTGGTGTGGGTGGACGAGACCCCGGACGCGGTGGTGATCGACGAGGCGGTGCAACTCGCCAAGGAGTTCTCCACCGACGAGTCCCCGTCGTTCGTGAACGGCCTGCTGGGCCGCTTCAAGGACCTCAAGCCGAGCCTGCGCCGAGACTAG
- the carB gene encoding carbamoyl-phosphate synthase large subunit translates to MPKRSDIQSVLVIGSGPIVIGQAAEFDYSGTQACRVLKSEGLRVILVNSNPATIMTDPEIADATYVEPITPEFVEKIIAKERPDALLPTLGGQTALNTAISMHEQGVLEKYGVELIGANVEAINKGEDRELFKGVVEAVNAKIGHGESARSVICHSMDDVLKGVGTLGGYPVVVRPSFTMGGAGSGFAHNEDELRRIAGQGLTLSPTTEVLLEESILGWKEYELELMRDKHDNVVVVCSIENFDPMGVHTGDSITVAPAMTLTDREYQRLRDVGIAIIREVGVDTGGCNIQFAVNPDDGRIIVIEMNPRVSRSSALASKATGFPIAKIAARLAVGYTLDEIPNDITEKTPASFEPTLDYVVVKVPRFAFEKFPSADATLTTTMKSVGEAMAIGRNFTEALNKALRSLEKKGSQFSFTGEPGDKAQLLLTAKVPTDGRINTVMQAIRAGATPEEVFEATKIDPWFVDQLFLIKEYADELTAAEKLDPELLADAKRHGFSDAQIAEIRGLREDVVREVRHALGIRPVYKTVDTCAAEFAAKTPYFYSSYDEESEVAPREKPAVIILGSGPNRIGQGIEFDYSCVHASFALSDAGYETVMVNCNPETVSTDYDTSDRLYFEPLTLEDVLEIVHAESLAGPIAGVIVQLGGQTPLGLAQALKDNGVPIVGTSPEAIHSAEDRGAFGQVLAEAGLPAPKHGTATTFAGAKAIADEIGYPVLVRPSYVLGGRGMEIVYDEARLESYIAESTEISPTRPVLVDRFLDDAIEIDVDALYDGTELYLGGVMEHIEEAGIHSGDSACALPPITLGGFDIKRLRASTEAIAKGVGVRGLINIQFALAGDILYVLEANPRASRTVPFTSKATAVPLAKAAARISLGATVAELRAEGLLPANGDGGTLPMDAPISVKEAVMPWSRFRDIHGRGVDTVLGPEMRSTGEVMGIDSVFGTAYAKSQAGAYGPLPTKGRAFISVANRDKRSMIFPARELVAHGFELLATSGTAEVLKRNGINATIVRKQSEGEGPNGERTIVQLIHDGDVDLIVNTPYGTGGRLDGYEIRTAAVARSVPCLTTVQALAAAVQGIDALNRGDVGVRSLQEHAEHLTAARD, encoded by the coding sequence GTGCCTAAGCGCTCCGATATCCAGTCCGTCCTGGTCATCGGCTCCGGCCCGATCGTCATCGGTCAGGCCGCCGAGTTCGACTACTCCGGCACCCAGGCCTGCCGCGTCCTCAAGTCCGAGGGCCTGCGGGTCATCCTGGTGAACTCCAACCCGGCGACGATCATGACCGACCCGGAGATCGCCGACGCCACCTACGTCGAGCCGATCACCCCGGAGTTCGTCGAGAAGATCATCGCCAAGGAGCGCCCCGACGCGCTGCTGCCCACCCTCGGTGGCCAGACCGCGCTCAACACCGCGATCTCCATGCATGAGCAGGGTGTGCTGGAGAAGTACGGCGTCGAGCTCATCGGCGCCAATGTCGAGGCGATCAACAAGGGCGAGGACCGCGAGCTGTTCAAGGGCGTCGTCGAGGCCGTCAACGCCAAGATCGGCCACGGCGAGTCCGCCCGCTCGGTCATCTGCCACTCCATGGACGATGTGCTGAAGGGCGTCGGGACGCTCGGCGGCTACCCCGTCGTCGTCCGCCCCTCGTTCACGATGGGCGGCGCCGGCTCCGGCTTCGCGCACAACGAGGACGAGCTGCGCCGTATCGCCGGTCAGGGCCTCACGCTCTCGCCGACCACCGAGGTGCTCCTGGAGGAGTCCATCCTCGGCTGGAAGGAGTACGAGCTGGAGCTGATGCGCGACAAGCACGACAATGTCGTGGTCGTCTGCTCCATCGAGAACTTCGACCCGATGGGCGTGCACACCGGCGACTCGATCACCGTCGCTCCGGCGATGACGCTGACCGACCGCGAGTACCAGCGGCTGCGCGACGTCGGTATCGCGATCATCCGCGAGGTCGGCGTCGACACCGGCGGCTGCAACATCCAGTTCGCCGTCAACCCCGACGACGGCCGGATCATCGTCATCGAGATGAACCCGCGTGTCTCCCGCTCCTCGGCGCTCGCCTCCAAGGCCACCGGCTTCCCGATCGCCAAGATCGCCGCCCGTCTCGCCGTCGGCTACACGCTCGACGAGATCCCCAACGACATCACCGAGAAGACCCCGGCGTCCTTCGAGCCCACGCTCGACTACGTCGTCGTCAAGGTGCCGCGCTTCGCCTTCGAGAAGTTTCCGTCCGCCGACGCCACCCTCACCACCACCATGAAGTCGGTGGGCGAGGCCATGGCGATCGGCCGGAACTTCACCGAGGCGCTCAACAAGGCGTTGCGCTCGCTGGAGAAGAAGGGCTCGCAGTTCTCCTTCACCGGTGAGCCGGGCGACAAGGCGCAGCTGCTGCTCACCGCCAAGGTCCCCACCGACGGCCGGATCAACACCGTCATGCAGGCCATCCGCGCGGGCGCCACGCCCGAGGAGGTCTTCGAGGCGACGAAGATCGACCCGTGGTTCGTCGACCAGCTCTTCCTGATCAAGGAGTACGCGGACGAGCTCACCGCCGCAGAGAAGCTCGACCCCGAGCTGCTCGCCGACGCCAAGCGCCACGGTTTCTCCGACGCCCAGATCGCCGAGATCCGCGGGCTGCGCGAGGACGTCGTCCGCGAGGTCCGGCACGCGCTCGGCATCCGCCCGGTCTACAAGACGGTCGACACCTGCGCCGCCGAATTCGCCGCCAAAACGCCGTACTTCTACTCCTCGTACGACGAGGAGAGCGAGGTCGCGCCGCGCGAGAAGCCCGCTGTGATCATCCTCGGCTCGGGACCGAACCGTATCGGCCAGGGCATCGAGTTCGACTACTCCTGTGTCCATGCCTCCTTCGCGCTGAGCGACGCCGGCTACGAGACCGTGATGGTCAACTGCAACCCCGAGACCGTCTCCACCGACTACGACACCTCCGACCGGCTCTACTTCGAGCCGCTCACGCTGGAGGACGTCCTGGAGATCGTCCACGCCGAGTCGCTGGCCGGGCCCATCGCCGGCGTCATCGTCCAGCTCGGCGGCCAGACCCCGCTGGGTCTCGCGCAGGCGCTCAAGGACAACGGCGTGCCGATCGTCGGCACCTCGCCCGAGGCCATCCACTCGGCCGAGGACCGGGGCGCCTTCGGCCAGGTGCTCGCCGAGGCCGGTCTCCCGGCCCCCAAGCACGGCACCGCGACCACCTTCGCCGGGGCCAAGGCCATCGCCGACGAGATCGGCTACCCCGTCCTCGTACGCCCGTCGTACGTGCTCGGCGGGCGCGGCATGGAGATCGTGTACGACGAGGCCCGCCTCGAGTCGTACATCGCCGAGTCCACCGAGATCAGCCCCACCCGTCCCGTGCTGGTCGACCGCTTCCTCGACGACGCGATCGAGATCGACGTCGACGCGCTCTACGACGGCACCGAGCTCTACCTCGGCGGCGTGATGGAGCACATCGAGGAGGCCGGGATCCACTCCGGCGACTCGGCGTGCGCGCTGCCCCCGATCACGCTCGGCGGCTTCGACATCAAGCGGCTGCGGGCCTCGACCGAGGCCATCGCCAAGGGCGTCGGCGTCCGCGGACTGATCAACATCCAGTTCGCGTTGGCCGGCGACATCCTGTACGTCCTCGAGGCCAACCCGCGTGCCTCGCGCACCGTCCCCTTCACCTCGAAGGCGACCGCAGTGCCGCTGGCGAAGGCCGCCGCCCGTATCTCGCTCGGCGCGACCGTCGCCGAACTGCGCGCGGAGGGCCTGCTGCCCGCGAACGGCGACGGCGGCACGCTCCCCATGGACGCGCCGATCTCCGTCAAGGAGGCCGTGATGCCGTGGTCGCGCTTCCGCGACATCCACGGCCGCGGCGTCGACACCGTCCTCGGCCCGGAGATGCGCTCCACCGGCGAGGTCATGGGCATCGACTCGGTCTTCGGCACCGCGTATGCCAAGTCGCAGGCCGGCGCCTACGGCCCGCTGCCCACCAAGGGCCGCGCCTTCATCTCCGTCGCCAACCGCGACAAGCGCTCGATGATCTTCCCGGCGCGTGAGCTGGTCGCCCACGGCTTCGAGCTGCTCGCCACATCCGGCACGGCCGAGGTGCTCAAGCGCAACGGCATCAACGCCACCATCGTGCGCAAGCAGAGCGAGGGCGAGGGCCCCAACGGCGAGCGGACCATCGTCCAGCTGATCCACGACGGCGATGTCGACCTCATCGTCAACACCCCGTACGGCACCGGCGGTCGCCTCGACGGCTACGAGATCCGTACGGCGGCCGTGGCGCGCTCCGTGCCGTGCCTGACGACGGTCCAGGCACTCGCCGCCGCCGTCCAGGGCATCGACGCGCTCAACCGCGGTGATGTGGGCGTCCGTTCACTCCAGGAACACGCGGAACACCTGACCGCGGCCCGCGACTAG
- a CDS encoding dihydroorotase: protein MSKILIRGAKVLGGEAQDVLFDGETIAQVGTGLSADDATVVEAEGQILLPGLVDLHTHLREPGREDSETVLTGTKAAAVGGFTAVHAMANTFPVADTAGVVEQVYRLGKESGYCDVQPIGAVTVGLEGKKLAELGAMHDSAAGVKVFSDDGKCVDDAVIMRRALEYVKAFDGVVAQHAQEPRLTEGAQMNEGIVSAELGLGGWPAVAEESIIARDVLLAAHVGSRVHICHLSTAGSVEIVRWAKSKGWNVTAEVTPHHLLLTDELVRSYNPVYKVNPPLRTETDVLALREALADGTIDCVATDHAPHPHEDKDCEWAAAAMGMVGLETALSVVQQTMVDPGLIDWAGVADRMSFRPAQIGRLEGHGRPVSAGEPANLTLVDPAYRGVVDPAGFASRSRNTPYEGRELPGRVTHTFLRGRATVVDGKLA from the coding sequence ATGAGCAAGATTCTTATCCGTGGCGCGAAGGTGCTGGGCGGCGAGGCGCAGGACGTCCTGTTCGACGGCGAGACCATCGCACAGGTCGGCACCGGGCTGAGCGCGGACGACGCGACCGTGGTCGAGGCCGAGGGGCAGATCCTGCTGCCGGGCCTCGTCGACCTGCACACCCATCTGCGTGAGCCGGGCCGTGAGGACTCCGAGACCGTCCTCACCGGCACCAAGGCGGCCGCTGTCGGCGGATTCACCGCCGTGCACGCCATGGCCAACACCTTCCCGGTCGCCGATACCGCCGGCGTCGTCGAGCAGGTCTACCGCCTCGGCAAGGAGTCCGGCTACTGCGACGTGCAGCCCATCGGCGCCGTCACCGTCGGCCTCGAGGGCAAGAAGCTCGCCGAACTCGGCGCGATGCACGACTCCGCCGCCGGCGTGAAGGTCTTCTCCGACGACGGAAAATGCGTCGACGACGCGGTGATCATGCGCCGCGCGCTGGAGTACGTGAAGGCCTTCGACGGCGTCGTGGCCCAGCACGCCCAGGAGCCCCGTCTCACCGAGGGCGCCCAGATGAACGAGGGCATCGTCTCCGCCGAGCTCGGCCTCGGCGGCTGGCCGGCCGTTGCCGAGGAGTCGATCATCGCCCGCGATGTCCTCCTCGCCGCCCACGTCGGCTCCCGGGTGCACATCTGCCACCTCTCCACGGCCGGCTCCGTCGAGATCGTCCGCTGGGCCAAGTCCAAGGGCTGGAACGTCACCGCCGAGGTGACCCCGCACCACCTGCTGCTCACGGACGAGCTCGTACGCTCGTACAACCCTGTCTACAAGGTGAACCCGCCACTGCGCACCGAGACCGATGTGCTGGCGCTGCGCGAGGCTCTCGCCGACGGCACCATCGACTGCGTCGCCACCGACCACGCCCCGCACCCGCACGAGGACAAGGACTGCGAGTGGGCCGCGGCCGCCATGGGCATGGTGGGCCTGGAGACCGCGCTCTCCGTCGTCCAGCAGACGATGGTCGACCCCGGCCTCATCGACTGGGCCGGCGTCGCGGACCGGATGTCCTTCCGGCCCGCGCAGATCGGCCGGCTGGAGGGCCATGGAAGGCCCGTCTCGGCAGGTGAGCCCGCGAACCTCACGCTCGTCGATCCGGCATACCGTGGAGTGGTGGACCCCGCGGGCTTCGCATCCCGCAGCCGCAACACCCCCTACGAGGGGCGTGAGCTGCCGGGACGCGTCACCCACACCTTCCTGCGGGGCCGGGCAACGGTCGTGGACGGGAAGCTGGCGTGA
- the efp gene encoding elongation factor P, producing MASTNDLKNGMVLKLDGGQLWSVVEFQHVKPGKGPAFVRTKLKNVLSGKVVDKTFNAGLKVETATVDRRDMQFSYMDGEYFVFMDMQTYDQLMVDRKSVGDAANYLIEGFTASVATHEGEVLYVELPASVELVIQHTEPGVQGDRSTGGSKPATLETGFEIGVPLFITTGEKIKVDTRSGEYLGRVNR from the coding sequence GTGGCTTCCACGAACGACCTCAAGAACGGCATGGTGCTCAAGCTCGACGGAGGCCAGCTCTGGTCCGTCGTCGAGTTCCAGCACGTCAAGCCCGGCAAGGGCCCTGCTTTCGTGCGCACCAAGCTCAAGAACGTGCTCTCCGGCAAGGTCGTCGACAAGACGTTCAACGCCGGCCTGAAGGTCGAGACGGCCACTGTCGACCGCCGCGACATGCAGTTCTCGTACATGGACGGCGAGTACTTCGTCTTCATGGACATGCAGACGTACGACCAGCTGATGGTCGACCGCAAGTCCGTCGGCGACGCCGCCAACTATCTGATCGAGGGCTTCACGGCCAGCGTCGCCACGCACGAGGGCGAGGTGCTCTACGTCGAGCTGCCGGCCTCCGTCGAGCTGGTCATCCAGCACACCGAGCCGGGCGTCCAGGGCGACCGCTCCACCGGTGGCTCCAAGCCGGCCACGCTGGAGACCGGTTTCGAGATCGGCGTCCCGCTCTTCATCACCACCGGTGAGAAGATCAAGGTCGACACCCGCTCCGGTGAGTACCTCGGCCGGGTGAACAGGTAA
- the bldD gene encoding transcriptional regulator BldD produces the protein MSSEYAKQLGAKLRAIRTQQGLSLHGVEEKSQGRWKAVVVGSYERGDRAVTVQRLAELADFYGVPVQELLPGTTPGGAAEPPPKLVLDLERLAHVPQEKAGPLQRYAATIQSQRGDYNGKVLSIRQDDLRTLAVIYDQSPSVLTEQLISWGVLDADARRAVAHDEG, from the coding sequence ATGTCCAGCGAATACGCAAAGCAGCTCGGGGCCAAGCTCCGCGCCATCCGCACCCAGCAGGGGCTTTCCCTCCACGGCGTGGAAGAGAAGTCCCAGGGCCGCTGGAAGGCCGTCGTGGTCGGCTCGTACGAGCGTGGCGACCGTGCCGTGACCGTGCAGCGCCTTGCCGAGCTGGCGGACTTCTACGGCGTCCCGGTGCAGGAACTGCTTCCTGGCACCACGCCGGGCGGGGCCGCCGAGCCGCCGCCGAAGCTCGTCCTGGATCTGGAGCGCCTGGCCCACGTCCCGCAGGAGAAGGCCGGCCCTCTCCAGCGGTATGCCGCCACGATCCAGTCCCAGCGCGGCGACTACAACGGCAAGGTGCTGTCGATCCGCCAGGACGACCTGCGCACCCTCGCCGTCATCTACGACCAGTCGCCGTCGGTCCTGACCGAGCAGCTCATCAGCTGGGGTGTGCTCGACGCGGACGCGCGGCGCGCGGTCGCGCATGACGAAGGCTGA